The genomic DNA TTTGTTCTGGTGAAAGTGGGATTGAGCTTTTCTGCAATAGACAATTGAGCTGGATGCAGCCAGAAACAAACGCATGAATATGTATCATGCCCATTATGTACGGTGGAGGATCTCTTATGCTGTGGGACTGTTTCTTCTTACCTGACAAGTCTAGAAAGAGTGCCAGTAATTataaattctgacatttttgaacATTATGAGTAAAAATCTGGAGGAGGAAACTTAAATtggattatttacatttttttctgatggataacaatttaaaacctggagaaaaatgattaaagaaaCTCCTAAATGTCATCCACCTGAAATGAGGCTACTGCTATAAAACGTCTTCTTTCTGGCTGCCATTTGGGTCAACTGGCAGAAACTGGTTTAACTTGTGTCAGAGATGGCATTGTTTTTAGAGTAATTGATCATTTCTATAGCAACAGACTCGTCAAAAAACAATCGGATCCTTTTATTTCACACTGATTAACTCCAAACAAGATCCCACCTTATTTATTCCCTCCACTCCAGATAGGCTAAACTTTATCCAACATTTTTTATCTAGCAAGAGCAAACTTGTTTACATTATGGGTTCCAAAGTGCGCTTGATCCGAAACAGATGGGAAAAcaagtcagaaccagaacctcctggaagcagagaggaaaagaaactgaaacacgTTTAAACCAGAACTTcagtacaaaaacacaaagtctccccaagtattttttggtctagtttctatcaaatatcttagcacactggaataataatgtttcagaaagacatttttgcttgttttaagtttccttaatttagattttaaaaactagttctgctggcagattatttcacttgtataagacattttcccatctTACAAGTGAAAGGATTTGCCTGCAgatctagtactttttcatcaatattaaggaattattgacttttatatatatatatttgactaaaaagttacttgtaagtttatttcaagtgtgcaaagatatttggactagaaactggaccaaaaatactttgtaagattctgagttttacatttactttgtaaaatcaAACTTATGATCACATTTTTGTGGACATGAGGGAACAAGCCTGAGTAATCAGCCCTGACGTGATTTTAATACCAAAGTTCCAGGACTCAGTGATTTCACAAGATTAGGAAAATGTAAATTAGAGAAACTCAAACTTACATCACGTTCATTTTtctccacacttttcaaaaaGCGAAAATGGTGTTTGACCCCGGAGTTGGTCAACAGCTGCTCCAAGGCGAGGTCGACTCCGGCCTTGTCGACGGTGGGCAGCTGATCGTACGAGTCCTGGGCCTCGGCAGGAAGCAGCAAACCTCCGGCgcaaaccagcagcagcagcagcaactctGCAGCCATCTTCCTCCAACTGTGTGCGAGGAAAACAGCCAAGCTTCAAGGGGTGAATAcccttcccctctctctctctttccctttcACTGCTGGCGTCCAAAACAAGTCCTATTATGGCTGTGGATGTGAACTGGAGCaatgaagaaaacaatcagAAGACTCACTGAACTGAGTAATAATGAAACTGAAGGAGAAGGAGATTAAAGCGTTTCTCAAGAAGATTTAGAGaggatttataaaggaaactGTTCAGGAAAAGCAGGATTTCTCTTACAGACCCAAACAAAAAGTTATTGGCACTTCTAAAGAAAAGCTTCAACATTTCATCTGGTTAGAGTACAGACTGAAGCGgccacttaaatgtttcaaatcattaaaacaaaactaactaatTACAAAATATGgactaattattttaatgtctaaaaaaacaaaatctactcAAACTTAATTTGGTCCTATGTGCAAATATAActggttaaataaagaattAGTTAAAATTAGGACCTATgagacaacatgaagtaggctaaaagatccCAAAAAGCAACGATATTACATCAGTCAGTCTGGAAAACCTCGGGCTGCGATCACACAGCAGCCGAATGCGACCAAAACCTTAAAGAATGCACCAATACAAAGATTTTTGTCAATATCTTCTATTAATAATATCGCTGTTATGGTtgataaccaatatttattgatattatatatatttcactaCCATTTTGACGCctttagaaaaagaaatccagaaacagataaaaataaatatcggtTGTTCATATTGacccaattttatttattgggtCGATACCGATATGTTACAACATGACTATTATCTGCCAATACCGATGTTTGTGCCGATATATCGTGAATCTCTACAAATTTTACGTTTTTGCCCATATGTGACCTATatcctatttttttcttgtgaatcTGAGCAGCTCAATCCCAATCTCTTCaccgtcccaaaacaaatctgatttgTCTATGTAGAGCTGATTCCGATACGTTTCCGATTGTTTTCAAAGCGTCTTCAGTGTGAAAGGTCGTGTTGAATTTTATCAGACTTTTACAAGATTAACGTTAATGTTACTTTGCCGTTACGTGGCAACTTTtcgttgtgtttttgttttgcgtTCCATCTATTTGCTGTTGCGTTGCGGCTTTTTGTTGTTGCGGCTTCTTCCTGTTCTGTTGTggcttttgctttttcttgacCTATCTGAGCCACCGTAAGTAATGAATTACTTAAGTATCAAAATTAATTacgtttttaaaatgttggggTGAGATCAAATACAGTGCAACCCAAACAAAGCAcataaaacaatcaatctcTTCTCAATATCAAGCAGCTCTCAGCAACTCCCCATTGAATCCACACACATgaaatcaacagaaaacaagGCACAACTGAAAtataagcaatttttttttattattctgtataAAACCACCttgggcaactgcccatataGCCTAGATCACCATACATacaataatgaaatatttagcaattttgtttttttacttatttaccatttatttaaaaattcacaTCAATTTTTGGCATTTTACATGATTGAATTGTGGCATTTGTGGATTTCCATACATGCTGCAGTccaaattgttattttaaacttcCTCATCTAGTTGGGGTCATACAGCTTCATCTTCATTTCTGCCCACCTCCAGTTTCTGGTGAATAGTTTGCTGCATATTTTACTCTCTGTCTGTAGAccacagattattttaatctcTACTGGAGCAGCTTAATTTACTCAGACGTTGTGCTGGCacccaaatattttttctgctttaaacgAATCGAGCAGACTGTGAAAAGGCATCAACAAACAGTGACTAGGtgaagaaattaattatttttgctctgcttACAGGGATAAGATATTTAATAAACGACGTTAATATTTTTGGAGGCATAAAAATAGATCCTTTAACTTCTTAACCAGCTTATAAAGAATATTCAAGTCGAGATTCCCATTTTATAAcctttatttttgagtttttggttttgttttttttccatcagccAGAAGCCAAACTgggaaatgtgttttaaagcCCAGTCatttatttccagaaaactaTCTTAAAATTTCCATCTAACTCTGATGATACAAAATGCTGTAAAACCCTGCAACCAGACAAGCTGTGGTCATAGtggaaaaagaaagtacacccctGCTGAATCATAGAGGTTCACATtccaaagtaaaaattatttagcCAACAAATTCCACAtggttatttattaaaataaatacatcccTGCTGCTTCATTTTCGATTGAGCAGGAAGTGTAGCAATCAGATGTTgcttattaaagaaaatctacatTAAGAATGGAGAAATCAGTGCgttagaatggtctagtcaaagtccagacatcaATCTGAGAGCTGAGCAGAAATTGATATGTCCAAACTTTAATGTACCGAAGCAACGACATAAAGAGGAGTGGGTCATAATTCCTTAGTATGATTCACCGAGGAaactgttttaatataaaagttaaaatctGGAGTGTTTTAGAGggaatgtggggaaaaaacaaaaccggTGTACTCACCTTTTCAGACACAGTTTTATAGTTTTGGCtttttccagtacatttttttttggcaaacttTAGGTTAAAACAGCAGAACTGAAAGAGGGTGAACATGACACCACTGcgtaataaaaatgtaaaaatgcaacaaaagatAGAAAAGTAACTAGATTCAGTAATAAAGTGATCTTAACGTTTTATTTACTAGATAAGTGTGTTTGAGTAACGTGAGAGAGACGAGAGGatggaaaattatttctatttgacaCTATGCACTTTATCATtactttgttagaaaaaaaagataaaattgaCATCATAGAAGTTAGTtttgataaaacaataaacGAGGAGACGGAATAATTTAGCTTTGACGTGTTAAACTTTCTTAATTGTCTCCAACTGATGAGAGAAGAGTCGGCGTGCCGTATTTGTACTTCAGAGCTTGGCATTGTTCAGCTCTGGTGGTTCTCATGTCCTGCAGAACAAAAGGAGGAAAGTCAAACCCAGCACAGACTTGACACAGGTCAAGTCTGAAGCAACAAAAGGTCAGGAAGGGTCAAACGGACCTCGGTCAGCGCTGATCTGTGGACGCAGTGGATGTACGGCTGCGGCTCTGCTTCAATCTCTCCCTCGAAGGTTTTGTAACAGGTTACGCAGTCGATGAGCGGCTGCATGagcgcacacaaacaaaacagcagaggCATGTCAGAACTGGCCCCTCCAAACCCACATTCCCCAGCTTTCCCAGTTCCAGTGAACTGCCAAatcagataaacaaaaaaaaaaggaaagaagagaaaagaaaggaaaaaacaacCCTCACCCTGTCGTTTCTGAACTGGCAACTCGAGGCGTCGACGGTTCCTTTCGGGCACTTTGTGGCTTTAAGGTAGAAGTTGTGGTTTATGATTTTTACATCAAAGCCGGGCTGAGGAGGAAGTGAAGCAACAatgatattaatattaaaaatgctctggaaatttattataataaatactatttgttaatattttattaaaactttatttaactagataaaaacctaacaaaaaaagacaagtaaGGCAGCAGAACATGTCaaagtacactgcaaaaacaaaatatattacctagtttctagtgcaaatatcttactacactttaaataagacaaaactgacttacaagtcaggtttcagaaagatataggagTAGTCTTAAGGCatttattccttaatattgattaaaaacaagtaTCCGTTGGGAAAAAGGTCTTATAAGTGGAATTAGGAATTATTggcataaaacaagctcctatattttgctgaaaccTTACTTGTAacctacttttattttaatttaaatgtatttcatcaAGTACAGTACATTAACCAATGTtgtatgttaaaaaacaaaccaaacattgTGTTGTACATAGGGGTTTTTTTAGCCAAAAGCTCATTTTCAAAGGCAGGTTCATTAAAAGatagcaaaattaaaatttcctgtcacacacaaaaagacaaacattgaATTTCTGTCactataaacaagaaaaacatgaaaattctgttttatttcaaatgtcctaaggcatttgcactagaaactagaccaaaaatacttagaaataaCAAACGTAGATATTAGAAATATATGAAACATTAACAATTTGACAAAGTGCAGTAGATTTTAGACACAGGACCTCAAAATTAGAAAGCAACAGAACTTTACCTCCATTTCGGACTTTTCCAAACTCCTGAAGAAGCGAAAGTGATGCAGGATGCTGGCATGGGAGCTGAGTCTCTCCAGGGTCAAATCCACTCCCTTCTTGAAGGATTCAGGAAGGTTGTTGTAAGCCGGCTGCGTGTCGGATGGCAAAGCCAGGCAGCCAAGGCTGAAGACCCAGAGCAGGAACGCAACCATCGTGGTTAGCTTGTGTCTGTGGGGCTGAAAGTGGAGCAGCCGACCCATATTCCAGAAGAGAGGGGAGGAGGGGCATCCGGCCCTCTTCTTCCCACTGAAGGACACAAGCTCAATCATGCCACATTCCGACTTCAGGAGGCGGATTTTAGACACGATAAACTTTTATCTTCCAAACCAAGTTGTCCAACATAATTATGTACTAGCCTGCTGtgcttctaaaatatttgaacctaaatatgaaaaaaacaaaaaacattttcatcttttttccacCA from Xiphophorus couchianus chromosome 21, X_couchianus-1.0, whole genome shotgun sequence includes the following:
- the LOC114136669 gene encoding uncharacterized protein LOC114136669, whose product is MIELVSFSGKKRAGCPSSPLFWNMGRLLHFQPHRHKLTTMVAFLLWVFSLGCLALPSDTQPAYNNLPESFKKGVDLTLERLSSHASILHHFRFFRSLEKSEMEPGFDVKIINHNFYLKATKCPKGTVDASSCQFRNDRPLIDCVTCYKTFEGEIEAEPQPYIHCVHRSALTEDMRTTRAEQCQALKYKYGTPTLLSSVGDN